The segment GCACTACGACTCCGTGGTGACGGGCCGCTGGAGCGCGGACGAGGTCGAGTTCGTGAGCGAGGTGCTCGGGCGCTACCTCGACCGGAGCGACTACCCACGCATCGTCGCACACGTTCCGGACGACTATCGGCCCATCCTCGAACGCATCGAGGACGACCTCGACGTCCCCGTCGAGTACCCCGTCGTGGACCACCCGACGACGAGCGAGAGCCTCGGGAACCTGCGCGACGCCCTGGACGGCGAATCGGCGTACAGCAAGCGCGAACGGGAGCACAACACGGTCCGTGCGCTGGCGGACGTCCAGCTCGGCGACGGCGCGGGCGACGCGCTGTTCGAGTCGTTCCAGACCACCAGCCGGTACCCGAAGCTCCAGGTCCGCGACGACGACGGCACCCAGCTCGCCGCACAGGTGCCGAGATATGGCACGCTCTCGTTCACCCTGGAGGGGGCCCGCCGCTGGGACGCGAGCGACGCGCCGACGAAGCGCGTCGAGATCGATGGCTTCGTGCCGCACGGAAGCGTGCTCGCGCCGGGCGTCGTCGACGCCGACGAGGACATCCGCGTCGGCGACGAGGTCGTCATCGAGGGCCCTGCGGCCTACGCCATCGGTCGTGCGCAGATGCACGGCGCGGCGATGGTCGAGAGCACGCGCGGCGAGGCGGCGTCGGTCCGCCACGTCGCGGAGAAGTAGTCAGGTCGACCGTTCGCCGGCGACGTGGGCCTGTCTGGCGACGTACTTCGCGACCGGGTCGGCCTCGAGGTGGACGCGCTCGCCCGGCTCGCGCCCGGCGAGTGTCGTTCGCTCGCGCGTTTCCGGGATGACGGCGACGGCGAACCGGTCTGTTTCGAGGTCGGCGACGGTGAGACTGACACCGTCGACCGCGACACCGCCTTTCTCGACGAGCAGGCCGGTGAAGCCGTCGCGGACAGCGAACTCGTAGCGCCAGCCGGTCCCCGTCGACTCGACGGCGAGCAGTTCGGTCGTGGTCTCCACACAGCCCCGGACGAGGTGGCCGTCGAGTCCGTCCGAGAGCGTCAGCGGCGGCTCCAGGTTGACTGCTGTCCCGACGGGTCGGTCGGCGAGCAGCGTCCGTGCGACGGTCTCGCCGCTGCAGTACGCTTCGAAACAGTCGGGGCTGACGGCGGTGGCGGTGAGGCAGACGCCGTCGACCGCCACGCTGTCGCCCGGTGCGGGGTCGACGTGTCCGTTCGTCTCGATGCGCAGTTCGTGGCCCTCTCCGACGGGCTCGCTCGCGGTCACCCGGCCTGTCCCGGGGACGACACCAGTGTACATTGCAGTTCGACGGGGCCGCCGAGATTGTAAATCCGTTATGAATCACAGATTCGTGAAGGCGTCGGCTACCAACTGGTTGCCTGCCGAGTTTATAGGTGCTGAGTTGCTGTGTGTACCCGATGAGCCTCGAGTCGTGCGTGACGGGACAGGATGGTTGCGGGCGGGGGAGACCAGCGCGGAGCGACTCGAGCGGCCCACGAACCGGTGGCCTTCCGGGGTGAGGAGGATGGAGAACTACCCGATCCGAGACGAGGCGGTGCTGTTCGCAGCAGCGACAGCCGGCCTGCCGCACAGGCGCGTCCCCGAGCTCGTGGGGGTCGTGCAGGCCGACCTCGGCCTCCGGGTCGACGACTACCGGAACCGCTACGAGTGCGTCCACGAGACGAGCGACGCGTTCGTCTTCCTCGTCGAAGGCGGCCACTGGGCGACCATCGGGGACCGCCTGGGCTTCGATTCGACCGACTCCCGGGCGGTCGAGTGCGCCCACATCGAGCATCTTCGGCGGCTCGCGCGGGAGGCCGACCGGGTCCAGGAGTTCGCGGCGGCACTCGAGGTGCGCGAGTGCGTCGTCATCGGGAAGGACACGCCGCAGGCCGCGACGGACGGCGGGAACACGACGACCGACGGCGGGACACGGTAGTCAGGCCTCGTCGCTGGCGACCCGGTGGGCGTCCTCGACGACGCCCCGGAGCGACGCCTCGTCGTCGGCCCGGGTCAGGTGGCTGGTGCACTCGCAGTCCGAGCAGCCGAAGCCGACGACCGCGTCGGGGAGCTGCCGTGCGACGGCGCACTCCACGTCATCGGCGGTGCGGATGTCGCCCCGGACCGTCGCCGCATCGTGGCCGAGCAGGTAGTCGACATGCCAGTGGCGCACGTCGTGCTCGCCAGACGCGACCTCGCGGTGGCGGTCCAGCCGCGAGAACCCGCCGCTGCCGAGCGCGCTCCCGGTGTAGCCGTACCAGCCCGCGTCCAGCGCCACCTCGCCGAGGGCACCGACTTCGAGCGTGACGGGGCGTTCGAGTTCCACGAGCAGCGTGTAGGTTCCGCCGGCCATGCGCTGACGTGGTGGTGGCGACCGCAAGAAGCCGCCGGTCCGCGACGACGCGACCGACTTTTGTGTCGTCGCCCCCGAGTCGGGAGCGTGACTCGACTCGACCGCCGACGTGCGTGGCTGTGGGGCCCAGCGGTCGGCTGGGGGACGGTCGTGCTCGTCGCCTCGCTGGTCGACCCGCCCGGCGCGGCGACGGCGACGACCGGTCCGTTCGGCGTCCTGGCGGCGGACAAGTGGCAACACGGGCTCGCCTACGCGGTGCTCGGCGGGCTGGTCGCCCGGGCACTCGGCCGTCGAACGGCGCGGGCGGCGCTGCTGGCGGTCGGAGTCGCCGTCGCCGTCGGCTTCGGCGTGGAGCTGCTCCAGTCGTTCGTCCCCTGGCGGACGGCCTCGCTCGTCGACGGGGCAGCGAACGCAGTCGGCGCTGTCGTCGGCGTGGCCGGCTGGCAGTTCGCGTCGAAAAGGTCTCCCAGCGGCTGGGAACGCTCGTAACCGGCTTTTCTCCGGCGATGCGACTGTCGTGTATGAGCCGACAGCAGAGCTGCACGCGACGGACCGCACTCCGGGCACTCGGCGTCGGAGCCGGGCTCGCGGCGACCGGCGCGACGGTGACCGCACAGGACCAGCCGACGTTCGACGGCTGGCTGGACAACGTCGGCAACTACGACGGGGTCGTCGACGAGACCGGCACGGACAGCGTGACGGTGCAGGTCGGGAGCCAGGCCAACGGCGGCGCGTTCGGCTTCTCGCCGCCCGCCATCCGGGTCGACCCCGGCACGGAGGTCGTCTGGGAGTGGACCGGTGACGGCGGCGTCCACAACGTCCTTCCGGAGTCCGGCGACTGGGGCTCCGAACTCGTCGGCGAGGCCGGCCACACCTACTCACGGACGTTCGAGGAGGTGCAGGTGGTGAAGTACTACTGCGAACCCCACGAGGGCATGGGGATGAAAGGTGTCGTCGTGGTCGGCGACGCCGGCCCGTCTGGCGGTGGGAGCAGCGACGGCGGCCAGGAGAGCTTCGAGGAACCGGACTACGGCGGCTGGTTCGACGACGTGGGCAACTACGAGTCGACCGCGAACGAGACCGGCACGGACAGCGTGACGGTGCAGGTCGGGAGCCAGGCCAACGGCGGCGCGTTCGGCTTCGCCCCGCCGGCGGTCCGCGTCGACCCCGGTACGGAGGTCGTCTGGGAGTGGACCGGCGACGGCGGCGTCCACAACGTCCTTCCGGAGTCCGGCGACTGGGGCTCCGAACTCGTCGGCGAGGCCGGCCACACCTACTCACGGACGTTCGAGGAGCCCGGCATCCACAGATACTACTGCGAACCCCACGAGGGCATGGGGATGAAGGGTACGGTCGTCGTGACCGGTGCGGCGGAAGCCGGCGGCAGCGGTGAGAGCGAGGCCGGGGGCTGGACCGAGCCCACCGCGCAACCGCGGCCGGTCGGCGAGTCCAGCATCGAACCCCTGGAGCTCGCCTTCGTCGGCGGGTTCGGCTCGCTGCTGCTGTTCCCCGCGCTCGTCGGTGTCGCGATGGCGCTCGGCTCCGACGGACGCCCGGACGACGAGCCCAGCGGCGGGAACTGACCGACGGCGGTCGCATCAAAAACCGAACTGTATTAGTGCCCCCGTTCGGAGTAGCCGGGTACGGATGTACGACCCGTCCGCGACGGACGAACCGGAGTTCCAGGCGGTCGTCGACGCCCTCGACGACGAGGATTGCCACGCGATCATCGAGGCGCTCGACGAGCCGATGACCGCCAGTGAGCTCTCCGACGAGTGCGGGATTCCGCTCTCGACGACCTACCGGAAGCTCGAACGGCTCACCGAGTCGTCGCTGCTCGTCGAGGAGACCCAGCTCCGTCCGGACGGCCGTCACACGTCGCAGTACCGGGTCAACTTCGAGGACGTCACAATCATGCTCGCCGAGGACAACTCGCTCGAACTACGCATCGCTCGGCCGCCCGAAACGCCAGACGAACGCCTCGCGTCGATGTGGGAGGAGGTGCGCAAGGAGACATGACACACCTCTCAGCCCTCGTCATCGCGTTCAAGACGCTCGCGCTCGTCTTCGGCGGCCTCATCACCTACTTCGCGGCGAAGGCGTACCGCCGGACCGGCTCGCCCGCGCTGCGCGCGCTGGCGGTCGGCTTCGGCTTCGTCACGCTCGGGGCGATGCTGGCCGGGGCGATGGACCAGTTCATCATGGGCCCCGCCGACCGCACCGTCGCGCTGGCCATCGAGAGCCTGCTGACCACCGTCGGCTTCGGCGTCATCCTCTACTCGCTGTACGCGGACTGAGCCCTCCGCCGACCCGAAGCGGATTTACGCACACGACCGTTGTTCTCCGGCAATGAGCAAGCCCAGCCCCGAAGTGTACGAGCAGGGGAAGGGGATGGACGCCCACAACCAGGTGATGCGTCGCATCCGCGCCGAGAAGGAGGAGACGTACGACCCTCACGAGCCGACGCGGGTGTGGATCGACGAGGACAACACGCCCGGCGGCGTGTTCCAGAGCCTGACCATCATCCTCAACACCGGTGGCTGCCGGTGGGCCCGCGCCGGCGGCTGCACGATGTGTGGCTACGTCGCCGAGTCCGTCGAGGGCGGCTCGGTGAGCCACGACGCGCTGATGGACCAGATCCAGGTCTGTCTCGACCACGAGGCGGAGAACGCCGACGGGCCGAGCGACCTCGTGAAGATCTACACCTCCGGGAGCTTCCTCGACGAGCGCGAGGTCGGCGGGGAGACGCGCCGCGCCATCGCGGAGACGTTCGCGGACCGCGAGCGCATCGTCGTCGAGTCGCTGCCCGACTTCGTCGACCGCGAGAAGATAGGAGAGTTCACCAGCCACGGGCTGGACACCGACGTCGCCATCGGGCTGGAGACCGCGACCGACCGCGTGCGCCACGACTGCGTGAACAAGTACTTCGACTTCGCCGACTTCGAGGATGCCTGCTCGGAGGCCGTCGCGGCGGACGAGGCGAGCGGCGAGGGGGAGGGCGACGCCGGCGTGAAGGCGTACCTGCTGATGAAGCCGCCGTTCCTCTCGGAGCCGGAGGCGCTCGACGACATGAAGTCCTCCGTGCGTCGCTGCAGCGAGGTCGACGGCTGTCACACCGTCTCGATGAACCCCTGCAACGTCCAGCGCTACACGATGGTCGACGAGCTGTTCTTCCGCGGCGGCTACAGGCCGCCGTGGCTCTGGTCGGTCGCGGACGTGCTCGAATCGACGGCCGGCTGCGACGCCATCGTCGTCTCCGACCCCGTCGGCCACGGCTCCGACCGCGGCGCGCACAACTGCGGCGACTGCGACGACCGCGTCCAGACGGCCATCAAGGACTTCGACGTACGACAGGACCCGTCGGTGTTCGAGCAGGTGTCCTGCGACTGCGAGCTGACGTGGGAGGCGGTCGTCGAGCGCGAGACCAGCTACAACATGCCGCTCGCGCGGTAGTCACTCCACGGGCGTCGTCTCGTTCTCGCCAGTCCCGGTCCGTTCGTCCGAGGCCTCCGACGCAGACGACATCGCCAGTGGCACGTGCAGCGTGACGACGCTGCCGCGGGGCTCGTTGTCCTCGAAGCTGATCCAGCCACCCGACTGCGTGACGACCCAGTTCACCAGCCAGAGGCCGAGCCCGCTGGCGTGCCTGAGCTGGGTGATCTCCTGCTCCTCCGAGATGAGTGCGCGCTCGGAGGCGGGGATACCCGGGCCGTCGTCGGCGACCGACACCTGGAGCACGTCCGGGTCGGTTTCGCCGCGGCGCGCGCTCACGTGGACGTTCGGCGTGCCGGTGTCGTTGTGCTCGACGGCGTTCTCGATGACGTGGAAGATGGCGGTCCGGAGCAGGTCGTCGGCACGGACCTGCGCCGACTCCGGCAGGTCGGTCGTGAACTCGGCCTCGGGGTGCTCCTCGGCGACCTGCGCGATGGAGGTGCTGACGCTCTCGTGGACGTTCACCGGGCCGGTCGCCGCGTGGTCGCGGTCGAGGGTGCGCTCGACGGCACGGGTCTTCTCGGCGAGGCTGATGAGGTCGTCCGCGCGGTCGATGATGGTCTCGGAGTAGCCGATAGCGGCGGTCCCGTCGACCACGTCGCCGAGCATCTCCGCCGAGCCCTTGATGATGTTCATGCCGTTTCGCAGGTCGTGTCGGAGCACGCGGTTGAGGATCTCGACGCGCTTCTGTCGCTCCTTGCGTTCGGTGATGTCGGTGTAGACGCCGAAGGTACGGGGGGAGGACTCGTCGAGGTCGACGGGGACGACGGTCATCAGGAAGTCACGCAGGCCGTCGGTCGTGCGTCGTTTCACCTCGCGCTCGACGAGCTCGCCCCGGTAGGCCTGGTCGTTGATGTGGTCGCTCTCGGTCTCCCGGTCCGGCGGGACGATGAACTCGTCGAGGTTGCCGCCGACGATCTCGTCGGCGTCGTAGCCGAACACCTGCTCGAACGCGCTGTTTATCTCGACGACCGTCGGGTAGCCGTCCTCGTGGACCGCGTAGACGACGGGGTCGGGCACGTTCTGGAACAGCGCGGCGAACCGGTCGCGCTCGTCCTTGAGTTCGGCCTCGAACGAGGCGCGTTCGAGCGCGTCGGCGACGTGGGTCAGCAGCAGCTCCGTGAGTTCGAGGTCCGTCCGGTCGAAGGCATCTACCTCGTCGGAGACGGCCTGGAAGACGCCCTCGTCGCCGACGGGCACGGAGAGCAACGAGCGGTACGTCCGGTCCTCCGGTTCGGCCGCGTTGTCGGCGGTCACGTCGTCGATGAGGAACGACTCCCCCGTGCGGTGCGTCTTCCCCGCGAGGCCCTGGGTGATGGGGGCGCGCTCGCTGTAGCCTTCCGGTTCGATCTCCGAGGAGAGCGCGCGGGAGACGAGGAAGTCGTCGGCGACCTCGTCGACACAGCAGATGTCGAAGTCGAGGACGCGCTCGGCGGCCTCGACGGTCAGCGCCCAGATCTCATCACGCGTCTCGCAGTCGTCGAGGTCGGAGGCGATCGCGTGTAGCGCCTCTATCTTGCGTTTCTGTTCGACGAGTTCGGCCTCCATGCGCTTGCGTGCGGAGATGTCCCGCACGACGACGGCGGTGCCCTCGAAGGTCGTCTCCTGCGGGAGCACCGCGATGGTCGCCTCGTACTCGACGACCTCCTCGTCCCCGAAATCGAGCTCGAACGTCCGTGTCTCGCCGTCGGACAGCGCCGCGAACTCCTCGCGACCGCGCTCGATGTGCTCCCGGGGCAGGACCTCGTCCACGTGGCGGCCGATGAGGTCCTCGCGTTCGTAGCCGGTCATCTCGGCCAGCACGTCGTTGACCGCGTGGAAGTGGCCCGACTCGTCGAGCGCGAACACGCCGTCGCCAGCCGCCTCGACGATCGTCTGGTGCCGTTTGAGGTCGCGTTCGCGGGTGCTCCGGTCGAGGGCGGCCTGCGTCGTCGACGCGAGGATGTTCACCATCTGCACGTCGGTTCGGTCGAAGGCGTTGCGTGCCCGGGCACCGAAGACGAGGATGCCGTGGTCGCCCAGTGGGACGACGATGGCGCTCTCGAGGTCGAGTGAAGGGGGTATCGCGGTCCGGGCCGTCGCCGCCTCGTTGATAACGGCCGTCTCGCCGTTCTCGAACGCGTTCCAGACGAGCCCGTCGTCCGCGCCGAGCGTGGTCGGCTCGTCGAAGTGGCTGGCGACCTCGTCGGTGGCCGAGACGGGCACGAGCACCTCGCTGTAGTCGTCGTAGAAGAACACGCCGGCGTAGGGCTGGTCGAGGACGGTCCGTGCGGCCTCGACCGCGAAGTCCGCGACGCGTGTCGGCTCCTCGACGCCGACGAGCTCGCTCGTCATCGCCTGGAGGGACTCGACGGTCTCGCGGCGGTTCACGCGGTCGCTCACGTCCTGAACGAACGAGAGCGCGCCGAGTACGGTCCCGTCGTCGGTCAGCGTCGTGTTGTACCACTCGCAGGTCAGCTCCGTCCCGTCGGCGGTGACGTTCCGGTTCACGTTGACCGACGGCACCTCGCCGTCGGGCGAGAGCGCGGCGTCCGCGATGGGCCGGACGGCCTCGCGCTCGTCGGGTGGGACGAGCAGCTCCACGACGGGCTCGCCGATGGCCTCGGACGCTTCGTAGCCGAAGATGTCGGCCGCGCCGTCGTTCCAGGCGGTGATGTGGCCGTCGGCGTCCACCTCGACGACGGCGAGTGGTGCCTGCTCGTAGACGAGTCTGAGCCGGTCGAGCTCGCTGTCGAGGGGCAGGCTGTCCTCCGGCTCGACGACGGCGGCGATGCGGTCGCGGAGTACGTCGGGGCCGGCCGAGGTGGGGACGTAGCCGTCGACGCCGGCCGCGACCGCCTCGCTCGCCAGCGCTTCGTCGCCGTCCTCGGCGAGAAGGAAGACGGGGAGCGCCGGCCACCGCCTGCGGACCGACTCGAGCAGGTCGAGAGGGTCACCCGCGACGGTGTCCGTCGCGACGACACAGTCGACGTCACCGTCGAGCACGTCCAGAGCCGACGCGGTATCGGCTGCGGTACTCATCGTCCATGGAAGCGACTCCACCATCTCCGTCCGCACGTCGCCGGGGGGAGCGACGAGCAGGACGCGTCTCGTACGTCCGTTCATGCGACTCTCGGCGGCACACGCGCCACCAGTTACACGAGCCGAGGACAGCCACCGTCTTTAATGCTTTAGCCGTTACGAGCCTCGACTCGGGACCTGACCCCGCGTCGAATCGCCCTACTCGGCGGCGAAGCCGCGCAGGAGCGGCCGACCGTCGGTGCCGCCGACGTCAGCGAGCGCAGCGCGCTCCGGGTGGGGCATCAGCACTGCCACGGAGTCGCGCTCGCCGACGACGCCCGCGACGTTGTGCTTCGAGCCGTTCGGGTTCGCCTCGTCGGTGAGGTTGCCGTCGGCGTCGCAGTAGCGGAACAGCACTCGCTCATTGGTCTCCAGCTGGGTGAGTCGGTCCTCGCTGATCTCGTAGCGTCCCTCGCCGTGGGCGATGGGCAGCTCGATGACCTCGCCCGCCTCGTAGCCGGCGGTCCAGGGCGTGTCGGCGCGCTCGACGCGGACGTGGACGTGCTCGCACTGGAACCGGGCGCTCGCGTTCGTGGTGAACGCCCCCTCCGTGAGGCCGGACTCGCAGCCGACCTGTGCACCGTTGCAGACTCCGAGGACGGGGACGCCCTCGCTCGCCAGCTCGCGCACCTCGTCCATGACGGGCGAGCGGGCGGCCATCGCGCCGGCGCGGAGGTAGTCGCCGTAGGAGAAGCCGCCGGGGAGCATGACGCCAGTGGTGTCCGCGGGGAGGCCGTCCTCGTGCCAGACGATCTCGGCGTCGATACCGAGGTCGGTGAGGGCACGGAGGGCGTCGCGGTCGCAGTTCGAGCCGCCGAAGCGGACGACCGAGACCGTCATTCGCGCGGGACGACCTCCACGTCGTAGTCGTGGATGGTCGGGTTCGCGAGCAGGCGCTCTGCCATCTCCGAGGCGCGCTCGCGGGCGGCGTCCTCGTCGTCGGCGTCGAGGTCGACCTCGAAGCGGTCGGCCGAGCGCAGCCCCGACAGCTCGAAGCCCAGGCGCTCCAGCGCGCGCTTGGTCGTCTCGGCCTCGGGGTCGAGGACTCCCTGCTTGAGTCGGACGGTCACCGTGGCGGTGTAGGCGCTCATCACCTGGACAGGCGCGTTCGTGTTCAAAAACTCTTGTGACTCGCGGCTGTGATGCACGTTCGTGGATAGTCGTCGGCGCGCACTCCCCCGGCGTCACTCGCCGTGGGTGAACCCACGGTCCGGGAGCGGCTCGCCGTCGACGGTGACGATGGGGTCGTCGTCACCCGGTTCTCCGTCCGCCGCTTCGGTGACCTCCCCGACGACCGACAGCGGCACCGGACAGTCGGCACGGACGTCCTCGACCCGGTCCGCGGGCACCGTACAGACCAGCTCGAAGTCCTCGCCGAAGTACCAGCCCAGTTCGCGGACCGTCGCCTCGCTCCCCGCGAGTTCCTGGACTGCGTCGTCGACCGGCACCGCGTCGCCGTCGAGCGCCAGCCCGCAGTCGCTCGCCTCGGCGAGCTGGTGACAGGAGCGCGCGAGTCCGTCGCTGGAGTCCATCATCGCCGTCGCATGCCCGGCCAGCGCCAGCCCCGCGGCCACCCGCGGCTCGAACCGGAACAGCTCGTTCGCGCGCTCGGTCTCGCCCGCCTCGAACAGCCGGAGCGCCGCGCCGCTCCGGCCGAGGGTCCCGGTCACGCAGAGCCGGTCGCCCGGCTCCGCGCCAGCCCGGCCCACCGGCTCGTCGGTCCGCCCGAGCGCCGTCGTCGCCACCGTGAACTCCTGGTGCGTGTCGAGGTCCCCGCCGACGTACTCCGCGCCGACCGTCTCGCAGACCGCCGTCGCGCCCCGCAGGAAATCGCGGAGCTCCGATTCTTCGAACTCCGGTGCCGCGTACACCGCCACCGCCGCCGTCGCCTCCGCACCAGTCGCCGCCACGTCCGACAGCGACGCGCCGACCGCCCGCCAGCCCGCCGTGTACCGCGTCGTCCCCGCGGGGAAGTCCGTCCGGTCGTGGAGCATGTCCGTCGTCACGACCGTCCCGTCGACCACCGCCGCGTCGTCCCCCGCGTGGTCGACGAGGTCGCCGACGAGCGAAAGCGCCGCCCGTTCGTTCATGTCGGCCGTGTGTTTCGTGGCGGTCGGCAAAAGGAACGCGGTCCGAACACGTGATTCAGCGAGGTTGCAGGAGGAACAGCAGTGGACTCGAACAGTCAGAACGCCCCCTCCCGCTCACTCCCACCCGACCGCACAGCATCGCACCTCAGACCTCCCCAGCCGCTTGCGATGCTCGCTACGCTTCTCATCCCTCGCACGGATGGGTCGCGGTCTCGCTTCGTTCGACACGCTCGCCAGTCGCGCGCCATGCCGGCTGGTTCGACGACGCCGTCACCAACCCCACGGCCAAGACACCCCGCGCCGGCAGGCGCGTGGGTGTCGAGGGGGAGGGCTGGCGCGGTGCTGTGCGGGGCGGGACTAAAGGGGCGAGGCGCTCGGCGACGGCGGCTGAAGTGAGGACCGCAGCGGAGCGAGGACCGCAGCGAAGCCCCCGAGCCGAGCGCCTCGGGGCTTTCTGGCTGTTCGAGTACCAGCGCGTTCCCACGACAATCGAACCTGGCCTGGGAGCATCGCGAGCAGAGACCGAATCAACTCAACCCTTCAAAAGCGGGTTCGACGCGACTAAACCCACACCAGCCACAACAGACGATATGCGACAGTTCGTCATCTGCGGTCACGAGGTCCCCACGTCGCCCGATTTCTCGCTGGACGCGCTCGCGAGCGAGGCGGGGCGGCTCGACCTGCTCTGTCGGTGTCTGAACGCGGCGTTCCTCACGAGTCACGGCCTGCGCGACGACGTGCGGGTGCATCTGGTCCTGCAGGACGAGTTCACCGTCACCGTGGACGGGGCGACGGTGCGGAACCTGCACCCGGACGAACGCTCGACCGCCGCGCTG is part of the Haloarchaeobius litoreus genome and harbors:
- a CDS encoding halocyanin domain-containing protein, coding for MSRQQSCTRRTALRALGVGAGLAATGATVTAQDQPTFDGWLDNVGNYDGVVDETGTDSVTVQVGSQANGGAFGFSPPAIRVDPGTEVVWEWTGDGGVHNVLPESGDWGSELVGEAGHTYSRTFEEVQVVKYYCEPHEGMGMKGVVVVGDAGPSGGGSSDGGQESFEEPDYGGWFDDVGNYESTANETGTDSVTVQVGSQANGGAFGFAPPAVRVDPGTEVVWEWTGDGGVHNVLPESGDWGSELVGEAGHTYSRTFEEPGIHRYYCEPHEGMGMKGTVVVTGAAEAGGSGESEAGGWTEPTAQPRPVGESSIEPLELAFVGGFGSLLLFPALVGVAMALGSDGRPDDEPSGGN
- a CDS encoding VanZ family protein, with product MTRLDRRRAWLWGPAVGWGTVVLVASLVDPPGAATATTGPFGVLAADKWQHGLAYAVLGGLVARALGRRTARAALLAVGVAVAVGFGVELLQSFVPWRTASLVDGAANAVGAVVGVAGWQFASKRSPSGWERS
- a CDS encoding PAS domain S-box protein encodes the protein MNGRTRRVLLVAPPGDVRTEMVESLPWTMSTAADTASALDVLDGDVDCVVATDTVAGDPLDLLESVRRRWPALPVFLLAEDGDEALASEAVAAGVDGYVPTSAGPDVLRDRIAAVVEPEDSLPLDSELDRLRLVYEQAPLAVVEVDADGHITAWNDGAADIFGYEASEAIGEPVVELLVPPDEREAVRPIADAALSPDGEVPSVNVNRNVTADGTELTCEWYNTTLTDDGTVLGALSFVQDVSDRVNRRETVESLQAMTSELVGVEEPTRVADFAVEAARTVLDQPYAGVFFYDDYSEVLVPVSATDEVASHFDEPTTLGADDGLVWNAFENGETAVINEAATARTAIPPSLDLESAIVVPLGDHGILVFGARARNAFDRTDVQMVNILASTTQAALDRSTRERDLKRHQTIVEAAGDGVFALDESGHFHAVNDVLAEMTGYEREDLIGRHVDEVLPREHIERGREEFAALSDGETRTFELDFGDEEVVEYEATIAVLPQETTFEGTAVVVRDISARKRMEAELVEQKRKIEALHAIASDLDDCETRDEIWALTVEAAERVLDFDICCVDEVADDFLVSRALSSEIEPEGYSERAPITQGLAGKTHRTGESFLIDDVTADNAAEPEDRTYRSLLSVPVGDEGVFQAVSDEVDAFDRTDLELTELLLTHVADALERASFEAELKDERDRFAALFQNVPDPVVYAVHEDGYPTVVEINSAFEQVFGYDADEIVGGNLDEFIVPPDRETESDHINDQAYRGELVEREVKRRTTDGLRDFLMTVVPVDLDESSPRTFGVYTDITERKERQKRVEILNRVLRHDLRNGMNIIKGSAEMLGDVVDGTAAIGYSETIIDRADDLISLAEKTRAVERTLDRDHAATGPVNVHESVSTSIAQVAEEHPEAEFTTDLPESAQVRADDLLRTAIFHVIENAVEHNDTGTPNVHVSARRGETDPDVLQVSVADDGPGIPASERALISEEQEITQLRHASGLGLWLVNWVVTQSGGWISFEDNEPRGSVVTLHVPLAMSSASEASDERTGTGENETTPVE
- the purS gene encoding phosphoribosylformylglycinamidine synthase subunit PurS translates to MSAYTATVTVRLKQGVLDPEAETTKRALERLGFELSGLRSADRFEVDLDADDEDAARERASEMAERLLANPTIHDYDVEVVPRE
- a CDS encoding GIY-YIG nuclease family protein, yielding MAGGTYTLLVELERPVTLEVGALGEVALDAGWYGYTGSALGSGGFSRLDRHREVASGEHDVRHWHVDYLLGHDAATVRGDIRTADDVECAVARQLPDAVVGFGCSDCECTSHLTRADDEASLRGVVEDAHRVASDEA
- the purQ gene encoding phosphoribosylformylglycinamidine synthase I, which translates into the protein MTVSVVRFGGSNCDRDALRALTDLGIDAEIVWHEDGLPADTTGVMLPGGFSYGDYLRAGAMAARSPVMDEVRELASEGVPVLGVCNGAQVGCESGLTEGAFTTNASARFQCEHVHVRVERADTPWTAGYEAGEVIELPIAHGEGRYEISEDRLTQLETNERVLFRYCDADGNLTDEANPNGSKHNVAGVVGERDSVAVLMPHPERAALADVGGTDGRPLLRGFAAE
- a CDS encoding winged helix-turn-helix domain-containing protein, which produces MYDPSATDEPEFQAVVDALDDEDCHAIIEALDEPMTASELSDECGIPLSTTYRKLERLTESSLLVEETQLRPDGRHTSQYRVNFEDVTIMLAEDNSLELRIARPPETPDERLASMWEEVRKET
- a CDS encoding archaeosine biosynthesis radical SAM protein RaSEA, with the translated sequence MSKPSPEVYEQGKGMDAHNQVMRRIRAEKEETYDPHEPTRVWIDEDNTPGGVFQSLTIILNTGGCRWARAGGCTMCGYVAESVEGGSVSHDALMDQIQVCLDHEAENADGPSDLVKIYTSGSFLDEREVGGETRRAIAETFADRERIVVESLPDFVDREKIGEFTSHGLDTDVAIGLETATDRVRHDCVNKYFDFADFEDACSEAVAADEASGEGEGDAGVKAYLLMKPPFLSEPEALDDMKSSVRRCSEVDGCHTVSMNPCNVQRYTMVDELFFRGGYRPPWLWSVADVLESTAGCDAIVVSDPVGHGSDRGAHNCGDCDDRVQTAIKDFDVRQDPSVFEQVSCDCELTWEAVVERETSYNMPLAR
- a CDS encoding riboflavin synthase; the protein is MYTGVVPGTGRVTASEPVGEGHELRIETNGHVDPAPGDSVAVDGVCLTATAVSPDCFEAYCSGETVARTLLADRPVGTAVNLEPPLTLSDGLDGHLVRGCVETTTELLAVESTGTGWRYEFAVRDGFTGLLVEKGGVAVDGVSLTVADLETDRFAVAVIPETRERTTLAGREPGERVHLEADPVAKYVARQAHVAGERST
- the thiL gene encoding thiamine-phosphate kinase; the protein is MNERAALSLVGDLVDHAGDDAAVVDGTVVTTDMLHDRTDFPAGTTRYTAGWRAVGASLSDVAATGAEATAAVAVYAAPEFEESELRDFLRGATAVCETVGAEYVGGDLDTHQEFTVATTALGRTDEPVGRAGAEPGDRLCVTGTLGRSGAALRLFEAGETERANELFRFEPRVAAGLALAGHATAMMDSSDGLARSCHQLAEASDCGLALDGDAVPVDDAVQELAGSEATVRELGWYFGEDFELVCTVPADRVEDVRADCPVPLSVVGEVTEAADGEPGDDDPIVTVDGEPLPDRGFTHGE
- a CDS encoding DUF7521 family protein — its product is MTHLSALVIAFKTLALVFGGLITYFAAKAYRRTGSPALRALAVGFGFVTLGAMLAGAMDQFIMGPADRTVALAIESLLTTVGFGVILYSLYAD